One Williamsia phyllosphaerae DNA segment encodes these proteins:
- the recR gene encoding recombination mediator RecR, translated as MYEGPIQDLIDELAKLPGLGPKGAQRIAFHLLGGENKEIDRLIGALGHVRDDVTFCVECGNVSADKLCRICGDARRDATKICVVEEPKDVQAIERTKEFAGRYHVLGGALDPLGGIGPDQLRIRELLRRLANQTDGVDVSEIIVATDPNTEGEATATYLVRMLKDFPGLSVTRLASGLPMGGDLEFADELTLGRAMSGRRVLT; from the coding sequence GTGTACGAAGGGCCGATCCAGGATCTGATCGACGAGCTGGCCAAGCTCCCCGGTCTGGGACCGAAAGGCGCTCAGCGCATCGCGTTCCACCTGCTCGGCGGCGAGAACAAGGAGATCGACCGTCTCATCGGCGCCCTCGGGCACGTCCGTGACGACGTCACCTTCTGCGTGGAATGCGGGAACGTCTCCGCCGACAAGCTGTGTCGGATCTGCGGCGACGCGCGACGCGACGCGACCAAGATCTGTGTCGTCGAGGAACCGAAGGACGTGCAGGCCATCGAACGGACCAAGGAGTTCGCGGGCCGCTACCACGTCCTCGGTGGCGCCCTCGATCCTCTCGGCGGCATCGGACCCGATCAGCTACGGATCCGAGAGCTGTTGCGTCGGTTGGCCAATCAGACCGATGGGGTCGACGTCAGTGAGATCATCGTCGCGACCGACCCCAACACCGAGGGTGAGGCGACCGCGACCTACCTCGTCCGGATGCTCAAGGACTTCCCCGGACTCTCGGTCACCCGACTGGCGTCCGGGTTGCCGATGGGCGGCGACCTCGAGTTCGCCGACGAGCTGACCCTGGGGCGCGCGATGTCGGGGCGACGGGTCCTGACGTGA
- a CDS encoding class I SAM-dependent methyltransferase, which translates to MTTFRDSSSQPGAPRSTKNSSPKMSLAEIVEAVAGGDLNVRVTAYDGSAAGPEDAEYGLDLVTPRGTTYLVTAPGDLGMARAYISGDLNLRGSHPGDPYDSLKALSANVSFARPSAMMMATITRSLGLEAFKPIAPPAQEAQPRWRRIAEGLRHSRARDAEAIHHHYDVSNTFYEWVLGPSMTYTCACYPERDASLETAQDNKYRLVFDKLQLKPGDRLLDIGCGWGGMVRYAARQGVYAIGATLSAEQAAWAQKAIVDEGLSEFAEVRFSDYRDVTESNFDAVSSIGLTEHIGVANYPSYFGFMRDKVKPGGLFLNHCITRPDNKGKHKAGAFIDRYVFPDGELTGSGTIISAVQDVGGLEVVHEENLREHYAMTLRDWNRNLVENWDAAVEEVGESTARLWGLYLAGCRVGFERNIIQLHQVLGVKLADDGSNGLPLRPWWNA; encoded by the coding sequence ATGACGACTTTTCGAGATAGCAGCAGTCAACCGGGCGCTCCCCGCTCGACCAAGAATTCGAGCCCGAAGATGTCGCTCGCCGAGATCGTCGAGGCGGTTGCAGGCGGTGACCTGAACGTTCGGGTCACCGCATATGACGGGAGCGCCGCCGGACCCGAGGACGCCGAGTACGGACTCGACCTCGTGACCCCACGGGGCACCACGTACCTCGTCACAGCCCCCGGCGACCTGGGCATGGCGCGTGCCTACATCTCGGGGGATCTGAACCTGCGCGGCAGTCACCCGGGCGACCCGTACGACTCGCTCAAGGCGCTGTCGGCCAACGTCAGCTTCGCCCGCCCGAGCGCGATGATGATGGCCACGATCACGCGTTCCCTCGGCCTCGAGGCGTTCAAGCCGATCGCACCGCCGGCGCAGGAAGCACAGCCCCGCTGGCGTCGCATCGCAGAAGGTCTGCGGCACAGCCGGGCCCGCGACGCCGAGGCCATCCACCACCACTACGACGTCTCGAACACGTTCTACGAGTGGGTGCTCGGCCCGTCGATGACCTACACGTGCGCCTGCTACCCGGAACGCGATGCGAGCCTGGAGACCGCTCAGGACAACAAGTACCGTCTCGTCTTCGACAAGCTTCAGCTCAAGCCGGGTGATCGATTGCTCGACATCGGTTGCGGCTGGGGCGGAATGGTCCGGTACGCCGCACGCCAGGGCGTCTACGCGATCGGTGCGACCCTGTCGGCCGAGCAGGCGGCGTGGGCGCAGAAGGCGATCGTCGACGAGGGACTCAGTGAGTTCGCCGAGGTTCGGTTCAGCGACTACCGCGATGTCACCGAGTCGAATTTCGACGCCGTGTCCTCCATCGGCCTCACCGAGCACATCGGTGTCGCGAACTACCCGTCGTACTTCGGGTTCATGCGCGACAAGGTCAAGCCCGGCGGCCTGTTCCTGAACCACTGCATCACCCGCCCGGACAACAAGGGCAAGCACAAGGCGGGCGCCTTCATCGACCGGTACGTGTTCCCCGACGGGGAGCTGACCGGGTCGGGCACCATCATCTCGGCCGTGCAAGATGTCGGCGGACTCGAGGTGGTCCACGAGGAGAACCTGCGCGAGCACTACGCGATGACGCTGCGCGACTGGAATCGCAACCTGGTGGAGAACTGGGACGCTGCGGTCGAGGAGGTCGGCGAATCGACGGCGCGACTGTGGGGCCTGTACCTGGCCGGCTGCCGTGTGGGCTTCGAGCGCAACATCATCCAGCTGCATCAGGTGCTGGGCGTGAAGCTCGCCGACGACGGTTCCAACGGACTGCCCCTGCGTCCGTGGTGGAACGCCTGA
- a CDS encoding Rv0361 family membrane protein, with product MNQPPYGPPGDQSGGYDPRAWGPPAQPGYGPGPYGPPGQAGPFGPPGPYGPPPGAYGPPGPQGPPPFGQYPYGQQPFGQQPFGQPDAGPPWQSQPGPGGPKRNRGPLVAAAVLMVAVVIAGVVTAVVLLTGGDDSDGSSVAGTSSAGASVAPTTSGSTGASSDDEAEIQVVVAGYAKAVTSGDGASLGPLVCSQDLALMQRSASGGGAGTFTGLPDYQVTDIVVAGDKATAKFGFDTVPVKVDVALLKESGSWKVCPSSVR from the coding sequence GTGAACCAACCTCCGTACGGTCCTCCCGGGGATCAATCGGGTGGATACGACCCCCGAGCGTGGGGACCGCCCGCGCAACCCGGATACGGCCCTGGTCCCTACGGCCCACCGGGTCAGGCAGGTCCGTTCGGCCCGCCCGGCCCGTATGGGCCGCCGCCCGGCGCCTACGGTCCGCCCGGCCCCCAGGGACCGCCTCCGTTCGGTCAGTACCCGTACGGACAGCAGCCTTTCGGCCAGCAGCCCTTCGGTCAGCCGGACGCCGGGCCGCCGTGGCAATCACAACCGGGCCCGGGTGGGCCGAAGCGCAACCGCGGGCCGTTGGTGGCCGCCGCCGTTCTCATGGTGGCGGTGGTGATCGCCGGCGTCGTCACCGCGGTCGTCCTGCTCACCGGGGGTGACGATTCCGACGGCTCGTCCGTCGCCGGCACTTCGTCTGCAGGGGCGTCGGTCGCTCCGACGACATCCGGCTCCACCGGGGCGTCGTCGGACGACGAGGCCGAGATCCAGGTCGTCGTCGCCGGTTACGCGAAGGCTGTGACCAGTGGTGACGGCGCCTCCCTGGGGCCGCTCGTGTGTTCGCAGGACCTGGCCCTGATGCAGCGATCGGCATCTGGTGGTGGCGCGGGCACGTTCACCGGCCTCCCGGACTACCAGGTGACCGACATCGTCGTCGCCGGCGACAAGGCGACGGCGAAGTTCGGATTCGACACTGTGCCGGTGAAGGTCGACGTCGCGCTGCTGAAGGAGAGCGGCAGCTGGAAGGTGTGTCCCAGCAGCGTCCGTTGA
- a CDS encoding YbaB/EbfC family nucleoid-associated protein: MAGLLAQAQKMQEQLLSAQNTIAATELTGTAGGGLVTVTGSGAGEITAVTIDPKVVDTDDIETLQDLIVGALADLATKRDELTSNAMGPLAGGLGGGLPGFGGPGLGQ; this comes from the coding sequence ATGGCAGGCCTGCTCGCCCAGGCTCAGAAAATGCAGGAACAGCTGCTCAGCGCCCAGAACACGATCGCAGCGACCGAGCTCACCGGTACCGCCGGTGGCGGCCTGGTGACGGTCACCGGTTCGGGCGCGGGTGAGATCACCGCGGTCACGATCGACCCCAAGGTCGTCGACACCGACGACATCGAGACGTTGCAGGACCTGATCGTCGGGGCGCTCGCCGACCTCGCGACCAAGCGCGACGAGCTCACCTCGAACGCCATGGGTCCGCTCGCGGGTGGCCTCGGCGGCGGACTCCCCGGCTTCGGCGGTCCCGGCCTGGGGCAGTGA
- a CDS encoding neutral/alkaline ceramidase produces the protein MGEAVDRRTVLGALAVGAGGVAIGGALATERAGVAQAEPSGSGGYLVGCGRADMTGAVAGQGMMGYSEPDQVSAGLLSRCWARAYVIADQVGGGRVVFVNADVACLFQSVHLGVIARLRERFGDLYTERNVNLNATHNHNSCGGTAWDYAYTLAAFGFKKRSYEAEVNGIVNAIVKAHRDLAPGTITIGRGELHDASANRSRTAFDRNPAAEKAMFPDAIDPAVTVLRLRKNGASADAGQITWFSTHGTSLTDRNVLISGDNKGYASYLAESATDGVVASFPQTNAGDMTPNLWLRKLQPSGPTTDNRTNCLIIGRRQHDAGLAALATATPMVRNGIESVVHYVDFSRVSIAARFTPEGKPARTGPACMGAAAIGTSTEDNYNRPVPLFDEGQKIDVPDWVRDVQAPKIVVVPLGLLPPSGWIPSILPIQIMRIGSLVLAAAPAEFTIVAGLRVRRVVAAALGVGADDVLLQGYANGYSQYVTTEQEYDAQQYEGGETQFGRWTLSAYLQEFDRLARSMVSGTGLGRGPAPVDKSSPQPDLLPAVPPDAPMRGHRFGDVLTEPSTRHAPRSTVAVDFVGAHPTNDFHTDGTYFTVEKQDGARWVSVFDDNDWCTELHWKRPTGSQNASVVTVRWTIPADTRGRFRIRYFGDSRSATGTVRPFTGTSGVFTVA, from the coding sequence ATGGGTGAAGCGGTCGACAGGCGCACGGTGCTGGGTGCCCTGGCCGTCGGTGCGGGTGGTGTCGCGATCGGCGGGGCGTTGGCCACCGAGCGAGCCGGTGTGGCGCAGGCCGAGCCGTCCGGATCGGGCGGATATCTCGTCGGCTGCGGTCGGGCGGACATGACCGGCGCCGTCGCCGGGCAGGGGATGATGGGTTACTCCGAGCCCGACCAGGTCAGCGCCGGCCTGCTGTCGCGGTGCTGGGCGCGTGCCTACGTGATCGCCGATCAGGTCGGCGGCGGCCGCGTCGTCTTCGTCAACGCCGACGTGGCGTGTCTGTTCCAGTCGGTCCATCTCGGTGTGATCGCGCGTCTGCGAGAGCGATTCGGCGATCTGTACACCGAGCGCAACGTGAACCTCAACGCCACCCACAACCACAACTCGTGCGGCGGTACGGCGTGGGACTACGCCTACACACTCGCCGCGTTCGGCTTCAAGAAACGGTCGTACGAAGCCGAGGTGAACGGAATCGTCAACGCGATCGTCAAGGCGCACAGGGATCTCGCCCCCGGAACCATCACGATCGGCCGCGGAGAACTGCACGACGCCAGTGCGAACCGATCGCGGACCGCGTTCGACCGCAACCCGGCGGCGGAGAAGGCGATGTTCCCCGACGCGATCGATCCCGCCGTGACCGTGCTGCGACTGCGCAAGAACGGCGCGTCGGCCGACGCCGGTCAGATCACGTGGTTCTCGACGCACGGCACCTCGCTGACCGACCGCAACGTCCTCATCTCCGGCGACAACAAGGGCTACGCCAGTTACCTAGCGGAGTCCGCCACCGACGGGGTGGTCGCGTCGTTCCCGCAGACCAACGCCGGAGACATGACACCGAACCTCTGGCTGCGCAAGCTGCAACCGTCCGGCCCGACCACCGACAACCGGACCAACTGCCTCATCATCGGACGCCGTCAGCACGACGCGGGCCTAGCCGCGCTCGCCACCGCGACACCCATGGTGCGCAACGGAATCGAGTCGGTGGTCCACTACGTCGACTTCTCGAGGGTGTCGATCGCCGCGCGGTTCACCCCGGAGGGCAAGCCCGCGCGGACAGGCCCGGCATGCATGGGTGCGGCGGCCATCGGGACGAGCACCGAGGACAACTACAACCGGCCGGTGCCGTTGTTCGACGAGGGCCAGAAGATCGACGTCCCCGACTGGGTGCGCGACGTGCAGGCCCCCAAGATCGTCGTCGTCCCGTTGGGGTTGCTGCCGCCGTCGGGCTGGATCCCGTCGATCCTGCCGATCCAGATCATGCGCATTGGGTCGCTGGTACTCGCCGCTGCGCCCGCCGAGTTCACGATCGTGGCCGGGCTGCGGGTCCGACGGGTGGTGGCCGCTGCGCTCGGTGTCGGTGCCGACGACGTACTGCTGCAGGGATACGCCAACGGCTACAGCCAGTACGTCACCACCGAGCAGGAGTACGACGCGCAACAGTACGAGGGCGGCGAGACGCAGTTCGGGCGGTGGACGCTCTCGGCCTACCTCCAGGAGTTCGACCGGCTGGCGCGGTCGATGGTGTCGGGAACGGGTCTGGGTCGGGGGCCTGCGCCGGTGGACAAGTCCTCACCGCAGCCCGATCTTCTCCCGGCCGTCCCGCCGGACGCACCGATGCGCGGCCATCGTTTCGGCGACGTGCTCACCGAGCCGTCCACCCGGCACGCCCCGCGCTCGACCGTCGCTGTCGATTTTGTCGGCGCGCATCCGACCAACGACTTCCACACCGACGGAACGTACTTCACGGTCGAGAAGCAGGACGGCGCGCGGTGGGTGTCGGTGTTCGACGACAACGACTGGTGCACCGAGCTGCACTGGAAGCGACCGACGGGCTCACAGAACGCCTCGGTCGTCACGGTGCGATGGACCATCCCGGCCGACACGCGGGGACGGTTCCGGATCCGCTACTTCGGTGACAGCCGGTCCGCAACGGGAACCGTTCGGCCGTTCACCGGGACCTCGGGGGTCTTCACCGTCGCCTGA
- a CDS encoding LysR family transcriptional regulator, which translates to MELRQLEYLIAVADEAGFTRAAERVHVTQSGISAQIRRLERELGVTLFDRGARSVRPTAAGEVAIDHARRVVDEVAVLARAVTLAGDVVQGRLDIGMITAFSGPPLFDALAAFHTAHPVVEIGVVEGRSADLVDQVRVGDLDVALVGVAEEPPTDLESRVLVRDRLMIGVAADHPLARRARVTVADICAHPLISLPVGNGIRAALDRVCTTHDVTADVTLEAGAPDAVAALASRGLGVALLSESSMTTTDELVVMPVVDADVHALLALVWRSEPAPTVRRWLDLAGDLGFSGMS; encoded by the coding sequence ATGGAGTTGCGGCAGCTCGAATACCTGATCGCGGTGGCCGACGAGGCGGGCTTCACGCGCGCGGCCGAGCGGGTCCACGTGACGCAGTCCGGCATCAGCGCCCAGATCCGGCGTCTGGAGCGAGAACTCGGGGTGACGCTGTTCGACCGTGGTGCCCGTTCGGTGCGTCCGACGGCGGCCGGTGAGGTGGCGATCGATCATGCCCGTCGGGTGGTCGACGAGGTCGCAGTCCTGGCCCGGGCGGTGACGCTGGCCGGCGACGTCGTGCAGGGCCGCCTCGACATCGGCATGATCACGGCGTTCTCCGGTCCGCCCCTGTTCGACGCGCTCGCGGCATTTCACACCGCCCATCCGGTCGTCGAGATCGGAGTGGTGGAGGGCCGATCGGCTGACCTCGTCGACCAGGTTCGAGTCGGCGATCTCGATGTCGCGTTGGTCGGCGTCGCAGAGGAACCCCCGACGGACCTCGAGTCGCGGGTGCTGGTTCGTGATCGTCTGATGATCGGCGTCGCCGCCGACCATCCGCTGGCCCGACGCGCGCGAGTCACCGTCGCCGACATCTGTGCCCATCCGCTCATCAGCCTGCCCGTGGGAAACGGAATCCGCGCGGCGCTCGATCGCGTCTGCACAACGCACGATGTCACCGCCGATGTGACGCTCGAGGCCGGCGCACCGGATGCGGTGGCCGCTCTTGCGTCGCGCGGTCTCGGCGTGGCACTGCTCAGTGAGTCGTCCATGACCACAACTGATGAGCTGGTGGTGATGCCGGTGGTCGACGCCGACGTCCACGCACTACTGGCACTTGTGTGGCGATCCGAACCCGCACCGACGGTTCGCCGTTGGCTCGATCTGGCCGGGGATCTCGGATTCAGCGGGATGTCGTAA
- a CDS encoding nuclear transport factor 2 family protein, giving the protein MTDIRETSAAYFTAWKNRDFDSLRALLADDVTFVGPMATLDNADDCVAGLKGMSQILDDIDVAKVAVDGDDVLTWFDLHTTVAPPAPTVNWQAIVDGKIVAIRVAFDPRAIVAAG; this is encoded by the coding sequence ATGACCGATATCCGAGAGACCTCAGCCGCATATTTCACCGCGTGGAAGAACCGCGACTTCGATTCCCTGCGTGCGCTCCTGGCCGACGACGTCACCTTCGTGGGCCCCATGGCCACACTGGACAACGCCGATGACTGCGTGGCCGGCCTGAAGGGGATGTCGCAGATCCTCGACGACATCGATGTGGCCAAGGTGGCCGTCGACGGTGACGACGTCCTCACCTGGTTCGACCTCCACACCACGGTCGCGCCGCCCGCCCCGACCGTGAACTGGCAGGCCATCGTCGACGGGAAGATCGTGGCCATCCGGGTGGCGTTCGACCCGCGCGCCATTGTCGCCGCCGGGTGA
- a CDS encoding pseudouridine synthase: MGRRRRSSPLPPRHGVDATRVVLRTSDEPMIDALRRAPALSDVDEAGLLARFAAREIVDSSGSPIDPTTATTAGAPIYLYRDLPEEIAIPFELPVLHADEDIIVVDKPHFLSTMPRGVHVVETALVRLRREFGSDLISPAHRLDRLTAGVLLFTRRPQVRRDYQNLFADRRVDKEYRAAAPVRADLRLPADVANRILKDSSDLRARVVDGEINARSRVELIDGPSEATGGLAEYRLTPHTGRTHQLRLHMAELGIPIDGDPLYPVVCPELAALSESGDFTRPLRLVAHRLEFDDPLSGRRRVFRSTRSVV, translated from the coding sequence ATGGGCCGACGCCGCAGGTCGTCGCCGCTGCCGCCACGTCACGGGGTGGACGCGACCCGGGTGGTGCTGCGTACCTCCGACGAACCGATGATCGACGCCCTGCGTCGGGCGCCTGCGCTCTCCGACGTCGATGAGGCCGGACTGCTGGCGCGGTTCGCGGCGCGCGAGATCGTCGACTCCTCGGGGTCGCCGATCGACCCAACGACCGCGACCACCGCCGGCGCCCCGATCTACCTCTACCGCGACCTCCCGGAGGAGATCGCGATCCCGTTCGAACTACCGGTCCTGCACGCCGACGAGGACATCATCGTCGTCGACAAGCCGCACTTCCTCTCCACGATGCCCCGCGGCGTCCACGTGGTGGAGACCGCGCTCGTGCGTCTGCGTCGGGAGTTCGGCTCCGATCTCATCAGCCCGGCCCACCGGCTCGACCGCCTCACCGCGGGTGTTCTGCTGTTCACCCGACGACCGCAGGTGCGACGCGACTACCAGAATCTGTTCGCGGATCGTCGCGTGGACAAGGAGTACCGGGCGGCGGCGCCGGTGCGCGCCGATCTGAGGCTTCCCGCCGATGTCGCGAACCGGATCCTCAAGGACTCCAGCGACCTGCGGGCGCGGGTCGTCGACGGCGAGATCAACGCGCGCAGCCGGGTCGAACTGATCGACGGACCCTCTGAGGCGACGGGCGGTCTGGCCGAGTATCGGCTGACGCCGCACACCGGACGGACCCATCAGTTGCGACTGCACATGGCCGAGCTGGGCATCCCGATCGACGGTGATCCGCTCTACCCGGTGGTCTGCCCCGAGCTCGCGGCGCTGTCCGAGTCCGGTGACTTCACGCGCCCGCTGCGTCTGGTCGCCCACCGACTCGAGTTCGACGACCCGCTCTCGGGTCGACGGCGCGTTTTCCGCAGTACCCGGTCGGTGGTGTGA
- a CDS encoding SRPBCC family protein produces the protein MAQVSATQSIDINAAPDSVLAALSDYAVVRPQILPEQYLDYQVISGTSGGGTVAQWTLQATSKRSRNVKATVAVDGSTITENDENSTMVTTYTVSPQGNGSMVETTTSWKGAGGIGGFFEKTFAPKGLNRIQAALLGNLKSRLEK, from the coding sequence GTGGCACAGGTTTCGGCTACACAGTCGATCGACATCAACGCAGCACCGGATTCGGTGCTGGCGGCACTGAGTGACTACGCCGTCGTGCGTCCGCAGATCCTGCCCGAGCAGTACCTCGACTACCAGGTGATCAGTGGTACCTCCGGCGGGGGCACGGTCGCGCAGTGGACGCTGCAGGCGACGTCGAAGCGGTCGCGCAACGTGAAGGCCACCGTCGCCGTCGACGGTTCGACCATCACCGAGAACGACGAGAACTCGACCATGGTGACCACCTACACCGTCTCGCCCCAGGGCAACGGGTCGATGGTGGAGACGACGACGTCGTGGAAGGGCGCAGGCGGCATCGGCGGCTTCTTCGAGAAGACTTTCGCTCCCAAGGGACTCAACCGCATCCAGGCCGCCCTCCTCGGCAACCTCAAGTCCCGCCTGGAGAAGTGA
- a CDS encoding uridine kinase family protein, with amino-acid sequence MSYNAAAQQVADGLRAGVVAIDGPSGAGKSTFADALMAELARRRVRAVLIRTDDFATWDDPVGWWPELEADVLQSFTRRHDYRYHPRVWQYGTAQAGPRVWVRWEPLLIIEGVSSARARMADRLETALWLDGGSAAERLERAVARDGEQSRAHLQRWQDFEFGWFAVDRTRERCQVVSV; translated from the coding sequence TTGTCGTACAACGCTGCGGCACAACAGGTCGCCGACGGTCTGCGCGCGGGGGTCGTGGCGATCGACGGACCGTCCGGTGCGGGTAAATCGACGTTTGCCGACGCCCTGATGGCGGAACTGGCCCGACGGCGCGTTCGGGCGGTGCTGATCCGAACCGACGACTTCGCGACGTGGGATGACCCCGTGGGGTGGTGGCCGGAGCTGGAAGCCGATGTGCTGCAGTCGTTCACCCGGCGCCACGACTATCGCTATCACCCTCGGGTGTGGCAGTACGGCACAGCGCAGGCGGGACCACGTGTGTGGGTGCGGTGGGAACCGCTGCTGATCATCGAGGGCGTCTCCAGTGCCCGCGCCCGGATGGCGGATCGGCTCGAGACCGCGCTCTGGCTCGACGGTGGTTCGGCGGCCGAACGCCTCGAACGGGCCGTTGCCCGTGACGGCGAGCAGTCCAGGGCGCACCTGCAGCGGTGGCAGGATTTCGAGTTCGGGTGGTTCGCCGTGGACCGCACCCGCGAGCGGTGTCAGGTGGTGTCGGTGTGA
- a CDS encoding FAD-binding oxidoreductase: MGWDSFAAGVDTLLASYRAIPPHARVRLAKKTSNLFRRRDKNPYPGLDVSGLDRVIEVDADAMTADVAGMCTYEHLVDATLPYGLAPLVVPQLKTITLGGAVTGLGIESTSFRNGLPHETVREMDVLTGSGEIVTVSPTNERSDLFFGFPNSYGTLGYSTRLKIELEKVEPFVELRHLRFDDVATLQETMDRIVTDRSHDGEVVDYLDGVVFSAGESYLTLGRRSAEPGPVSDYTGSDIFYRSIQHADLSTPKRDRLTIHDYLWRWDTDWFWCSRAFGAQNPKIRRFWPKRLLRSSFYWKLIALDHRFDIADRLNARKGEPPNERVVQDIEVPIERTAEFIAWFLENIPIEPIWLCPLRLHDPLPDGADSSRPWPLYPLAPRHTYVNVGFWSAVPKIEGEPEGRANRLIERKVSELDGHKSLYSDSFYDEAEFDELYGGESYRLLRKHHDPASRFLDLYAKAVKRQ, encoded by the coding sequence ATGGGGTGGGACTCCTTCGCCGCGGGTGTCGACACCCTGCTGGCGAGCTACCGCGCGATACCCCCACATGCACGTGTCCGACTTGCGAAGAAAACGTCGAATCTGTTCCGCCGCCGCGACAAGAACCCGTATCCGGGTCTCGACGTCTCCGGTCTCGACCGTGTCATCGAGGTCGACGCCGACGCGATGACCGCTGACGTCGCCGGCATGTGCACCTACGAGCACCTCGTCGACGCGACACTCCCCTACGGCCTGGCGCCGCTCGTCGTCCCACAGCTCAAGACCATCACGCTCGGTGGTGCGGTCACCGGACTCGGCATCGAGAGCACGTCGTTCCGAAACGGGCTGCCGCACGAGACCGTCCGCGAGATGGACGTCCTCACCGGATCCGGCGAGATCGTCACGGTCAGCCCCACCAACGAACGCTCCGACCTCTTCTTCGGCTTTCCCAATTCGTACGGAACCCTTGGCTACAGCACGAGATTGAAGATCGAGCTGGAGAAGGTCGAGCCGTTCGTCGAACTGCGCCATCTGCGCTTCGACGACGTGGCCACCCTGCAGGAGACGATGGACCGCATCGTCACCGACCGCAGCCACGACGGCGAGGTCGTGGACTACCTCGACGGAGTCGTGTTCTCGGCCGGCGAGTCCTACCTGACCCTGGGGCGACGCAGCGCCGAGCCCGGTCCGGTCAGCGACTACACCGGCTCCGACATCTTCTACCGGTCCATCCAGCATGCGGACCTCTCCACACCGAAACGGGATCGGTTGACGATCCACGACTACCTCTGGCGCTGGGACACCGACTGGTTCTGGTGTTCGCGCGCATTCGGGGCGCAGAACCCGAAGATCCGACGGTTCTGGCCGAAGCGGTTGCTGCGCAGCAGTTTCTACTGGAAGCTCATCGCCCTGGACCACCGCTTCGACATCGCCGACCGACTCAACGCCCGCAAGGGTGAGCCGCCGAACGAGCGCGTCGTCCAGGACATCGAGGTGCCCATCGAACGCACCGCGGAGTTCATCGCCTGGTTCCTCGAGAACATCCCGATCGAACCGATCTGGCTGTGTCCGTTGCGACTTCACGACCCGCTACCCGATGGGGCGGACAGCTCACGCCCCTGGCCGCTGTACCCGCTGGCACCCCGGCACACCTACGTCAACGTCGGCTTCTGGTCGGCCGTCCCGAAGATCGAGGGCGAACCGGAGGGCCGGGCCAACCGACTCATCGAGCGCAAGGTCTCCGAGCTCGACGGCCACAAGTCGCTGTATTCCGACTCCTTCTACGACGAGGCGGAGTTCGACGAGCTCTACGGCGGCGAGTCCTATCGCCTGCTGCGCAAACATCACGACCCCGCATCACGATTCCTGGACCTCTACGCAAAGGCGGTGAAGCGTCAATGA
- a CDS encoding OsmC family protein: protein MDASALRNLQKPLKDSYRDDPGAAIAPLHAVGTFTDDDITCTVDTWAGSVRAGLHPTTGGDGSEACSGDMLLQALVACAGVTFRSVATAMSLDIRNAQVRADGAFDARGTLGVDRDTPVGMTDISLTFTFETDEDDVKIDKLLELTERYCVVARTLAGSAPVEVRRG, encoded by the coding sequence ATGGATGCCAGCGCCCTGCGAAATCTCCAGAAACCACTCAAGGACAGCTACCGGGACGACCCGGGCGCGGCCATCGCGCCGCTGCACGCCGTCGGCACGTTCACCGATGACGACATCACCTGCACGGTCGACACGTGGGCCGGCTCGGTGCGCGCCGGACTGCACCCCACCACCGGTGGCGACGGCAGCGAGGCCTGCTCCGGCGACATGCTGCTGCAGGCCCTGGTGGCGTGTGCCGGTGTGACGTTCCGGTCCGTCGCCACGGCGATGTCGTTGGACATCCGCAACGCGCAGGTCCGCGCCGACGGCGCATTCGATGCCCGCGGCACCCTCGGCGTCGACCGCGACACCCCCGTCGGGATGACCGACATCTCGTTGACCTTCACCTTCGAGACCGACGAGGACGACGTGAAGATCGACAAGCTCCTCGAGCTGACCGAGCGCTACTGCGTCGTTGCCCGCACGCTGGCCGGTTCGGCCCCGGTGGAGGTACGTCGCGGCTGA